A region of Subdoligranulum variabile DNA encodes the following proteins:
- a CDS encoding MBOAT family O-acyltransferase: MSLQSFGFFGFLLVVAAVYLHLPRRVQSPFLLAASWVFYALAMPSMLGVTIAIAVFTWLCGRALAGPHKTAALRVGVVGLLGILAFFKYNGAFAGLAGWQAVAMPLGISFYSFAAIAYLIDAARGDCEVEPSFIRCALFLNFFATVTQGPICRAGALLPQFRQEHRFDAARTVRGLRLMALGLFKLVAVSDVLGVLVDEVFPHYQNYGGPMLLLGAVAYTLQLYFNFSGYSEVARAVGLFLGLELPENFKTPFFATNFSGFWSRWHISFSSWLQDYLFMPLAWADLSGVTRGRLQRLPAEVCVFTVFFVSGFWHGNTLPFVVWGLLQACYRLGEELLHRRFGKPKKKAPARVVRAKRAVVFALWTVSMVFFRVGSAPAGTLTVGDAFGYLAGWFRGWAPARFAGELYSAVYTAFYANTLMVAAYYVFLAAVLVLAFYLDTRRAFTYKNKPSEIALAGEKHRWAVYYLLVIFLLAGYIMQSGGFGNAGFGMYAGF; encoded by the coding sequence TTGAGCCTGCAAAGTTTTGGCTTTTTCGGCTTTTTGCTGGTGGTGGCCGCGGTGTATCTGCATCTGCCCCGGCGCGTCCAGAGTCCTTTTCTGCTGGCGGCCAGCTGGGTGTTCTACGCCCTGGCCATGCCGTCCATGCTGGGGGTGACCATCGCCATCGCGGTGTTCACCTGGCTGTGCGGCCGGGCCCTGGCCGGTCCCCACAAGACCGCTGCACTGCGGGTGGGGGTCGTCGGGCTGCTGGGCATCCTTGCCTTTTTCAAATACAACGGCGCCTTTGCGGGACTGGCCGGCTGGCAGGCTGTGGCCATGCCCCTGGGCATCAGCTTCTACAGCTTCGCGGCCATCGCCTATCTCATCGACGCCGCCCGGGGCGACTGCGAGGTGGAGCCCAGCTTTATCCGCTGCGCTTTGTTCCTGAACTTTTTTGCCACCGTCACCCAGGGTCCCATCTGCCGGGCCGGGGCGCTGCTGCCCCAGTTCCGGCAGGAACACCGCTTTGACGCCGCCCGCACCGTGCGGGGACTGCGGCTGATGGCCCTGGGGCTGTTCAAGCTGGTGGCGGTGAGCGACGTGCTGGGGGTGCTGGTGGACGAGGTCTTCCCCCACTACCAGAATTACGGCGGCCCCATGCTGCTGCTGGGCGCCGTGGCCTACACCCTGCAGCTCTACTTCAACTTTTCGGGCTACTCCGAGGTAGCCCGGGCCGTGGGCCTGTTCCTGGGCCTGGAACTGCCGGAGAACTTCAAGACCCCCTTCTTTGCCACCAACTTTTCGGGCTTCTGGAGCCGGTGGCACATCAGCTTCTCCTCCTGGCTGCAGGACTACCTCTTCATGCCCCTGGCCTGGGCGGACCTGTCCGGCGTGACCCGGGGCAGGCTCCAGCGGCTGCCCGCCGAGGTCTGCGTCTTCACGGTGTTTTTCGTGTCGGGCTTCTGGCACGGCAACACCCTGCCCTTTGTGGTGTGGGGGCTTCTGCAGGCCTGCTACCGGCTGGGGGAGGAACTGCTCCACCGCCGGTTCGGCAAACCCAAAAAGAAAGCCCCCGCCCGGGTGGTGCGCGCCAAACGGGCGGTGGTCTTTGCCCTGTGGACGGTGAGCATGGTCTTCTTCCGGGTGGGGTCCGCCCCCGCCGGCACCCTCACCGTGGGGGATGCCTTCGGGTATCTGGCGGGCTGGTTCCGGGGCTGGGCCCCCGCCCGCTTTGCCGGGGAGCTGTACAGCGCCGTCTACACCGCCTTCTACGCCAACACCCTCATGGTGGCGGCCTACTATGTCTTCCTGGCCGCGGTGCTGGTGCTGGCCTTTTATCTGGACACCCGCCGGGCTTTCACCTACAAAAACAAACCCTCTGAGATCGCCCTGGCCGGGGAAAAGCACCGCTGGGCGGTCTACTATCTGCTGGTGATCTTCCTGCTGGCGGGCTACATCATGCAGAGCGGCGGCTTCGGCAACGCGGGATTCGGGATGTACGCGGGATTCTGA